CCTGCGCCGGGCCGCGCTTTCCCCACCGCCACGCCTCCGCGGGGCGTGATTCGCGCGGCGGTCCGCGCGTTTACGCTGGTGGAGTTAATGGTGGTGATCGCGATTATCGGCCTTTTGGTAGCGCTCTTATTCGCGGGGTTGCAGGCGGCTCGTTCCGCCGCGCACAAAACTCGCTGCGGCAATAACTTGCGGCAAATTGGCCTGGCGTTGGTCGCTTATCATGACGCCCACAAGCAGTTCCCCCCCGGCGGGATCGAATGGCGGTCCAAACCGACCGATAACGATCGTCGACAACACGCCTGGTCGGCCTTGGTACTCCCTTTTTTAGAGGAAACACCCCTCTATCGGCGGATCGATTTTGAACTTCCGTTTGATCATCCGGACAATGCCCCGGCCGCTATGACGGTTGTTCCCGTGTATCTGTGCCCGGCGTCGCTGCGGGGGGAACCCTTGGCCAGGGGACGGGGGGCGTGCGATTACGGCGGCATCTATGGCGAACGGATTTCCCGCCCTAACGACCCGCCGCGCGGCATCCTAATTTATGACCAGGCGTTTCGCGCGCGGCAAATCACCGATGGCCTGAGCCACACGATCATCGTGGGGGAAGATTCGCAATTTACTGACGGCCAATGGATCAATGGGCGGAACATCTTTGATCAGGCGTTTGCCATCAACGCGGCCCCGCCGTTTGAAAATGACATCCGCAGCGGGCACCCGCGTGGGGCACAGGTCGTATTGGCGGATGCGTCCGTCCATTTTTTGCGCGAGGAGCTATCCCTGCGCACATTGGCCGCACTTTGCACGCGGGCGGAGGGGGATCACGTGGGTGAGTATTAAAGTAGTTCTGGCTTCAGCCCGTTACTTGTTGTTTACACCCCCTAACTTTAACGACGGTTGAAAGTCATGAGTATCATGCGAATGAATCGGGCCGTTGGCCCTATAACTTGTGTTTTACTGTTAACCTAGGGCGACGCTGCGCTTGCCCTAGGCTGGGACAGGTCGGGCCGTTGGCTCGCAAAGAATCGAATGCCTTTGGCCCGCGAAGACTTCAATAACAATCAATCTCTACAGAACAAAAAATCTAGGTGTTAGTAGTACAAGATCACATTTTCCCCCGGGAGCCAATCATGACACACTTCTTGACTCGACAATTAATCGTCTGCCTGCTCTTATTCTGCGCTATTGATTTATCCCAGGCACGCGCCGCGACGATCACGCTAGAGGATCAAAGTCTCCTTCCCAACTCGCAACGGAATAATCCCGCGTTTGTCTCTGGCGGAGCGGCCTTTAACAATTTTTATGACGCTGGCACGGACTATTGGGCCGGTTGGGCGGTCTCCACTCAAACGGACATAACTACCGCCGGGTACTTTAACCAGTACAGCGCGTATGCCTTACCCGCTGGGGGTGGGGCTGGCGGCTCAAGTACCTACGCCTTGACTTATCTGGACGGCATTACGATTCCCAGGATCACGCTGCCTGCCGGGTCGCAACCGGTTTCCCTGCAAGTGGCCAACACTACTTACGCCGCGCTGTCGATGCGGGATGGGGATAGCTTTGTCGGACCAAAATTTGGCGGAACGGATGGCAATCTGCCGGATTTTTTGCTGTTAAAAATTACAGGTCTCAATGCCTTGAACCAACCCGTGGGGACGCCGATTGATTTTTATCTGGCCGATTTTCGGTTTGCGGATAATAGCCTGGATTACATGCTCACTGCTTGGACGAATGTGGACTTGACCCCCTTGGCCGGAGCCACTCAACTGACGTTTGCGATTAGCGGCTCGCGAAATAACAATTTTGGCCTGTTGACCCCCGCATATTTTGCCCTGGATAATTTGGAAGTGACCGTCATCCCGGAACCAGGGCTGGTGTGGGCGACTGTGGCGATTTTATGCCTGGGTGGTATTGGATTATTGATAAGAAAAAGCCCCCGCGCTGCCACAGTGTCAATCTTTTTTTGCACAGGGAGTCTGCTGTTACTCAATTCCACACCCGCCGTGGCGGGGCCGTTTAGCGTGGCGCCGATTGCAGCCGCAGACCCCGCGATCATCCACTGGGCCAGCGAAGTGAGCAGCTACCAGCCAGCGGCCGATTTAGATCCCGCGACGCAAATGCTGGCCCACGCCTTAGGTCCGGCCAACGGCAACATCGTGTCGCTGGGGGATTTGACCGCGGCGCAAATCACCGCCGGAATTCCGGCGGGGCGGATCACGCTGGGCTTTGCCACCCCCTTTGTCGATGGACCGGGGTGGGACCTGGCGGTATTTGAAAACGCCGGGGCCTTTTTTACCGCGCCGTTTATCTTTGGCGAACTGGGTTATGTGGAAGTCTCGAGCAACGGCGTGGATTTTGCCCGGTTTGCCAGCGAGTCGTTAAATGTGGAACAAGGGGCGGGAATTCCCGGCGACACGGAACTAAATGTCGCCTTTGGGCGGGCGTTTGCCGGACTGAATGTGACCAACACGCGGAACCTAGCGGGCGTGCATGCCAGCTTATTAGGAACGCCGTTTGACCTAGGGGAGCTGGCCACGCATCCGCTGGTTAGCGGGGGGCTTTTGGACCTGCAAAACGTCCGATATGTGCGCATTATCGACGTGCCGGGGAACGGGGCGTTCCTCGATAGTCAGGGCCGGCCGATCCTGGACCCCTGGCCGGGTACGGGGAACACCGCGGGATTTGACCTGGACGCCGTGGGCGTGCGATACATCGTGCCCGAGCCGGGAATGCTGCTCATGGCGTGCGCGGGTTTGGCGGCCTGGGCGTGGAGGCGAGGGAAAAAGTGTGGTGTTATTAAAGGTATATAAAAACATTTTTAGCACAGAGTCACGAAGGTACATTAATTTGAAATTTGAAATTTGAGATTTGAGATTCTAAATCTGAAATCTGGGATTTGAGATCCGAAATTAGCACATCCGCGTCATCTGTGTTCCAATCTGCTCCGTGGAATTCGATCTGGTTCTCCCTCCATTCCGCCTTATAAATTCAGTCGGATTTTTAGCACGGAGTCACGAAGGAATACACAGAGGCGCACAGAGAAGAATGACAGAAGTACACAAGGATAATGATTTGAAATTTGAGATTGAAGTCTGTCAAAATCAAAATTTCCAATCCGTAAAATTCCGTACTACCAACCTTTCAAAGCTTCGAAATGTGCTAAGATTATTCGTTGCCCAAGCATTTGATTGCCAAGGGTGTTTAATCCTTTGCGGGCTAAAGGCGTTTGTTAATTTTTGCGGGCCAAAGGCCCGACCTATCCCAGCCTAGGGCAAGCGCAGCGTCGCCCTAGGTAAATAGAAAGAAACAAATGGAAGGGCCAACGGCCCGATTCTTCCAGTTCAACTAACAAAGTCAATTTACAGCCTTGGGTTTCGGGCTGAAGCCCGAACTATGCCTATCCGTGGCAATGAATTTCTCGCGCCTGTCCCGTCCGGCGGACGGGACCTACCCACTCCACGGCACCGGGACGGTGCCTACTACAATCTCTACGGCACCGGGACGGTGCCTACTACAATTCATGTCGCACCTTGAACATAATCGCCGCGCGTGGGATACCCTGGTCAGTCGTCAAGAGCGGCACACCCTGGCCGCGCGGGATGAGGATTTTGCCGATCCGCTGGCCACGATCAACGCCGATGGCTGGCTGGGGGAGGGGGTGACGGGTAAACGCGTGCTTTGTCTGGCGGCGGGCGGAGGGCGGCATAGCGCGCTTTATGCCGCGGCGGGGGGCGTGGTGACCGTGGTGGACCTGAGTCCCGCGATGCTGGCCCTGGACCGGGCTGTGGCCGCCGAGCGAAATTTGCCGATTCGCATCGTCGAAACCAGCATGGACAACCTGCGGATGTTTGCCACCGGAGAGTTTGACCTGGTCGTGCAACCGGTTAGCACCTGTTATGTGCCGGATATCTTGGCCGTGTATCGGCAAGTCGCCTGGGTGTTACGGCCGGATGGCGTGTACATTAGCCAGCATAAATCCCCTGTCAGCCTGCAATGCGCGGTCGAGCCAAATGCGCAAGGGCGGTATGAACTGCGGGAACCCTATTATCGAGCCGGTCCCTTGCCCGACGTAACCGGCAGTCCCCATCGCGAGGGGGGAACGTTAGAGTATTTGCATCGCTGGCAGGAACTCATCGGCGGACTGTGCCAAGCGGGTTTTGTGATCGAGGATTGCCGCGAACCGCCGCACGCGCGGGCTAGCGCCGCGGCGGGAGTATTTGGCCACCGCAGCCAATTCGTGGCCCCGTATATCCGGCTGAAAGCGCGGCGGGTGACGGCGGGTAATTCCAGCACATTTAACGGTAAAAACAAAGACTCGAGCGTTAATTTATGGTTGCCCGAATAGTAAAGTGTGTTAACGTAAACTGATCACCGTAAAAATTTCCTGCTTTGCCGATATCGTGATATAATAATAGAAAAATTTTGGAGCACAGTGTTCTTACCTCAATCAAGCTGCGATTTTTATTTCTTTGGACTGCATGCATGACACAGATACTGATTCAACAAATCACGTTTCGCAGCCACTCACTCATCTCCCGACGGATGGTCGCTCTGCTTTTTATAATTGGCACGGCGGTCATCAGGGATACTTGGGGGGCTCAGTTGCCCGCAGTTGATGCCCCTTCCGTCTCTCCACCCCCAATCGACTTCCTAAAGGACATTCAGCCGCTGCTCTCCCGCTGCACCAGTTGCCACGGCATCGAACACCAAGAAGCCGGCCTCAACCTGCAAGTCCGCGCCGCCGCCCAAAAGGGAAGCGACAGCGGACCGGTCATTGTTCCCGGCAAACCAGAAGAAAGTCTCTTATTCCAGCGCGTGACATCGACCGACCCCCAAACCGTCATGCCCCCGCCCGAGGAAAATAAACAGCTCTCTTCTGCCCAAGTTGATATGCTCAAACGCTGGATCGCCGCCGGGGCCGTCTGGCCCGACAGCGCCGAAGGCTCCGGCACCAATCATTTGGCGTACAAGCCCCCTAGCCGACCTCCCTTGCCCACGGTAAAGGACACTGCTTGGGTGCGGCAGCCGTGGGATGCGTTTGTGCTCATGACATTGGAACAAAAAGGGTGGCAGCCAACGGCGGCCGCGGACCGGGCGACTTGGCTGCGGCGCGTGAGCCTGGATTTGATTGGCCTCCCCCCGACGCCAACCGAGGTCACGGCCTTTTTGCAGGATGAGTCGCCGGATGCCTACGAAAAAGTGGTGGAACGGCTGCTGGCCAGTCCCCGTTATGGCGAACGTTGGGCCAGTTACTGGCTGGATTTGGCCCGGTATGCGGATACCAATGGCTATGAAAAAGATGGCAGCCGCGTGATGTGGCTCTATCGCGATTGGGTGATCGGGGCGTTTAACCGCGATTTGCCGTTTGACCAATTCACGATCGAGCAACTGGCGGGGGACCTCTTGCCAAATGCCACGCCAGAGCAGCGGATCGCCACCGGATTTCACCGCAACACGATGATCAATACCGAAGGGGGTGTTGATCCCGAGGAATACCGCAATGTGGTGAATGTGGACCGGGTGAACACCACCGCCGCGGTCTGGCTAGCCACCACGCTCAACTGTGCCCAATGTCACACGCACAAGTACGATCCGTTTAAGCAAAAAGAGTACTATCAACTGTTGGCGTTTTTTAATAACAATGCCGACTCCGCCACGGGTGAAAGCGTGGTGGAGGAGTTTCCCACACCGGCGCAAGCGGCGGCCTTGGCGGAACTGGACGCCCACGAGAAAATCCCCCACGGCTCGGTCGAACTTAAACCCCTGCGGGACAAAATCAATGAACTACGCAATCAAATTCGGGGACAAATCCCACGGACCATGATCATGCGCGACCAGCCCGAACCGCGCAAAACCCATATTCATATCCGGGGGAGTTTTTTGAATCCGGGAGAGGAAGTGACGGCGGGCTTTCCGGCTGTATTAAGCACCGCATCCTCCGCTCCCAATTCCTCGGATTCCGCCGCGAATTCAGCTAATTCGATGGACAATGCAACCAATCGCCTGGCCCTGGCCCGCTGGCTGGTTGACCGCCAAAATCCCCTTACCGCGCGGGTGCTGGTCAATCGGATGTGGGAGCAGTTTTTTGGGCGGGGAATTGTCGGGACCAGCGAGGATTTTGGAACGCGGGGAGACACGCCCACGCATCCGGAACTACTGGACTGGCTAGCGGTGGAATTCATGGAGCGGGGCTGGAGCCTCAAGCAATTGCACAGGTCAATTGTGCTATCGGCCACATATCGTCAGGGGGCAACCGCCACGACCGAGGCTATCGCGCGTGATCCGGATAATCGCTGGTTGGCCCGTGGCCCCCGTCAACGGTTAACGGCCGAGATGATCCGCGACCAGGCGCTCTTTGTCGCGGGGATGCTGAGTGAAAAAATGGGGGGGCCTAGTGTGATGCCGCCGCAACCGGAGGGGATTTGGAATTCCCCGTATAATGGAGATCAGTGGAAAACCAGCGAAGGAGAAGATCGCTATCGCCGGGGGGTGTACACGTTTATTAAGCGCACAGCCCCGTACCCCACGATGCTGACCTTTGACGCCCCTAGCCGCGAAATTTGCGTTGTTAAGCGAAATAAAAGCAATACGCCCTTGGCGGCGCTGGTGACACTGAATGATCCCGTGTATGTGGAAGCGGCCCAGGGGCTGGCCCGGCGATTGTTGCGCGAGGGGACAAACACCGCCGAGCGGATCTCCCTGGGTTACCGGCTGGTTACGGCGCGTGACGTTCGACCCGCGGAATTAGCGACCCTCACGACGTTTGTGGAGCAAGAGCGCGCCCGGCTTAATGGTGATGAATCCGCGGCTCGGGCGATTGCCGGCAATTTAGAAAAAGACAACTCCGCGACAGAGCAAGCGGTCTGGACGTTGGTGGGAAATGTGCTGCTGAATTTGGACGAGGTGCTGTGCCGGTGACGCCGGGTAGGTCCCGTCCGCCGGACGGGACTGGTGTGACGGGGGGCGGGCGGTGAATGGGAAAAAAGGGTGGCTAGGGCAAAAATCGCTTTTGCCCCCTGACCGGAATTTGGTTTTTGGAGCTTGGTTATTGGTAAAGATATACGAAATGTGGTTACCATTCCTGGGTAATCAAGCTCAAACACAAGTGTGCTTTTCAATTCTTAATTTTTCATTCTTAATTCTTAATTCATCTCATGGATCTGTACCTCGAGCAACTCAAGTCACTCACCCGGCGGCATTTTTTTGAACGTACTGCCACGGGGATCGGCACGCTGGCCCTGGCGGCGCTGGCCAACCCGCGCGTCTTTGCGGCGGAGGGAGAAAACGCCGCCAACGGGACCACTTCCACTAATGATGAAAAGACCTCCGCGCATGCCGCCACCCGTCCCCTTGCTCCCCGAGCGCCCCATTTTCCGGCGCGGGCCAAGCGCGTCATATACATGCACATGGCGGGGTCCCCTTCGCAACTCGACCTCTTTGACCCCAAGCCCAAGCTCAAGGAGCTAAATGGCCAGCCCTGCCCTGACTCACTGCTAAAAAAGGAACGCTTTGCCTTTATCAAGGGGGTGCCCAAAATGCTGGCCAGCCCCTACGAATTTCAGCGGCATGGAGAGTGCGGGGCGGAGCTATCGCCGCTCTTGCCCCACTTAAGCAAAGTCGTGGATGACATCTGCATCATTCGCTCCATGGTGACCGAGCAATTCAATCATGCCCCGGCACAGCTCTTTTTAAATACGGGCTCGCCGCAGTTGGGCCGGCCCGGCATGGGATCGTGGCTGACCTATGGCCTGGGAAGCGAAAGCCAAAATCTGCCGGGCTTTGTGGTGCTAATTTCCTCCCCGCAGGGACCGGACGCCGGCGCCGCGCTCTGGAGCAGTGGTTTTCTGCCGGGAGTCTACCAGGGGGTGCAATTTCGCAGCAGCGGCGATCCGGTGCTGTATGTTTCCAATCCCGCGGGAATTGACGCCGAACGCCGCCGCCGCACACTGGATTTGTTGAATGACCTGAACCGCCAGCAACTGGCCCAAGTGGGGGACCCCGAGACTGTCACCCGCATTGAACAGTATGAACTGGCGTATCGCATGCAAACCGCCGTGCCAGAATTAATGGACCTCAGCGGCGAAACCCAGGAAACGCTGGATTTGTACGGGGCAAAGCCCGGCCAGCAAAGCTTTGGCAATAACTGCCTGTTGGCCCGGCGACTGATCGAGCGGGGCGTGCGCTTTGTCGAATTATTTCATTGGGGTTGGGACAGCCACGGCACGAGCAAGGGGGATGACATCATGCATAGCCTGCCCGAGCGTTGCCAGCAATGCGATCAGGGGGCAGCGGCGTTGGTAACCGACCTCAAACGGCGGGGCTTGCTCGATGATACCCTGCTCATCTGGACTGGGGAATTTGGACGCACACCGATGAATGAGGAACGAAACGGGTCAAAATTTTTGGGCAGGGACCATCATCCCCACTGTTACAGCATGTGGCTGGCGGGAGGAGGGATCAAGCCGGGACTCACGTACGGCGCAACCGACGAATTGGGGTATCATGTGACAGAAAATAAAGTTCATGTCCACGACCTGCAGGCAACGATTTTGCATTGCCTGGGCTTGGACCATACCAAGCTGACGTACACGTTTCAAGGGCGGGATTATCGCCTGACGGATGTGTTTGGCAATGTAGTCAATAATATTTTAGTGTAGGAAATCATGGCGGAATTTGTCACGGCGGTCACTACCTGCGGCACATTGGAAGCGGCCCAAGCGCTGGCCACGGCGGCCATCGCGCAGCATCTGGCGGCCTGTTGCCAGATCAGCGGTCCGCTGCAAAGCATTTACCGTTGGCAGGGAATCATCGAGACCGCCACCGAATGGCAAGCGGCGTTCAAGACCACGCGCGCGGCGTTGCCGGCACTCCAAGAACTGGTGCTTTCGCGACATCCGTATGATACGCCGGAGTTTCTGGTTTGGGAAATCTCCAGCGGCTCAGAAAAATATTTAACTTGGCTGCGGGGGGAAGTAGTGGATAGTGGATAGTGGGTAGTGGATAGTGGGTAGTGGGTTATCCCCTGGCCAGAAATTTCCCCAGTCGGTAGCATAGACCGCTTGGTGGCAGCCACGGGTCGGCTGGCCCGTTATTTTCCCCATGCTAGTAGACGTTCCATGCCCCCACCTTTGCCGCCGGACATCCCCTGGTTGGCATGGTGGCTGCCGCTCTTGTGCAGTTTGATTTATGTTTGCGGAGCGCTGTGTCTCAAATATGCAGCGCGGTACCGAGTCAGCTTGTGGCTGGGGAGTTGGTACGCCAATGTGGCCGTGTGCTGCGCGAGCGCACCCCTGTGGCTGATCCCCGCGCCGGCGCTCTCCGGCCAACCCTGGTGGCAAGCGATCGTAGCGGGGCTGGTCTTTTGGTTGGGTCAGTTTACCACGCTGGTCGCCTTGGACGTGGGGGAGGTCTCAATCGCCACACCGGTCCTGGGCCTTAAAATCTTGTTTGTCCTGATTTTTATGACTCTGCTCTCCGGGAAACCCCCCGGGCTGCAACTCTGGGTGGCGGGGGGCCTAAGTTTAGCCGCGCTCACGCTGCTGCAGGGGGCTCCCCGGGCCAGCGCTTTGCAACCCAACGCCACCGGTCACAAACCCCGCCGCATCGGCCTGACCATTTTGCTGGCGGCTTTTTCCGCTCTGGCCTATGCCCTCTTTGATGTGTTGATCAACGCCTGGTCGCCGCATTGGGGAATAGAACGGATCATACCGCTGGCGTTTTTGGTGGCTTTGTTGGTCTCCACCTTGGCGGTCGGCGCGCGGGTGGGGTCTTGGCGGATCCCCCGGGGGGCCATTCCCTCCCTGTGCGGCGGTTCGGCGCTAATTGGCCTGCAAAGCGCCACGCTCATCTACGCCATTGCCTGGACCCAGGACCCGCCCCGT
Above is a window of Pirellulales bacterium DNA encoding:
- a CDS encoding DUF1559 domain-containing protein, translating into MPPRPAHQPGCAPAPGRAFPTATPPRGVIRAAVRAFTLVELMVVIAIIGLLVALLFAGLQAARSAAHKTRCGNNLRQIGLALVAYHDAHKQFPPGGIEWRSKPTDNDRRQHAWSALVLPFLEETPLYRRIDFELPFDHPDNAPAAMTVVPVYLCPASLRGEPLARGRGACDYGGIYGERISRPNDPPRGILIYDQAFRARQITDGLSHTIIVGEDSQFTDGQWINGRNIFDQAFAINAAPPFENDIRSGHPRGAQVVLADASVHFLREELSLRTLAALCTRAEGDHVGEY
- a CDS encoding DUF4465 domain-containing protein, whose product is MTHFLTRQLIVCLLLFCAIDLSQARAATITLEDQSLLPNSQRNNPAFVSGGAAFNNFYDAGTDYWAGWAVSTQTDITTAGYFNQYSAYALPAGGGAGGSSTYALTYLDGITIPRITLPAGSQPVSLQVANTTYAALSMRDGDSFVGPKFGGTDGNLPDFLLLKITGLNALNQPVGTPIDFYLADFRFADNSLDYMLTAWTNVDLTPLAGATQLTFAISGSRNNNFGLLTPAYFALDNLEVTVIPEPGLVWATVAILCLGGIGLLIRKSPRAATVSIFFCTGSLLLLNSTPAVAGPFSVAPIAAADPAIIHWASEVSSYQPAADLDPATQMLAHALGPANGNIVSLGDLTAAQITAGIPAGRITLGFATPFVDGPGWDLAVFENAGAFFTAPFIFGELGYVEVSSNGVDFARFASESLNVEQGAGIPGDTELNVAFGRAFAGLNVTNTRNLAGVHASLLGTPFDLGELATHPLVSGGLLDLQNVRYVRIIDVPGNGAFLDSQGRPILDPWPGTGNTAGFDLDAVGVRYIVPEPGMLLMACAGLAAWAWRRGKKCGVIKGI
- a CDS encoding class I SAM-dependent methyltransferase — protein: MSHLEHNRRAWDTLVSRQERHTLAARDEDFADPLATINADGWLGEGVTGKRVLCLAAGGGRHSALYAAAGGVVTVVDLSPAMLALDRAVAAERNLPIRIVETSMDNLRMFATGEFDLVVQPVSTCYVPDILAVYRQVAWVLRPDGVYISQHKSPVSLQCAVEPNAQGRYELREPYYRAGPLPDVTGSPHREGGTLEYLHRWQELIGGLCQAGFVIEDCREPPHARASAAAGVFGHRSQFVAPYIRLKARRVTAGNSSTFNGKNKDSSVNLWLPE
- a CDS encoding PSD1 and planctomycete cytochrome C domain-containing protein, whose amino-acid sequence is MTQILIQQITFRSHSLISRRMVALLFIIGTAVIRDTWGAQLPAVDAPSVSPPPIDFLKDIQPLLSRCTSCHGIEHQEAGLNLQVRAAAQKGSDSGPVIVPGKPEESLLFQRVTSTDPQTVMPPPEENKQLSSAQVDMLKRWIAAGAVWPDSAEGSGTNHLAYKPPSRPPLPTVKDTAWVRQPWDAFVLMTLEQKGWQPTAAADRATWLRRVSLDLIGLPPTPTEVTAFLQDESPDAYEKVVERLLASPRYGERWASYWLDLARYADTNGYEKDGSRVMWLYRDWVIGAFNRDLPFDQFTIEQLAGDLLPNATPEQRIATGFHRNTMINTEGGVDPEEYRNVVNVDRVNTTAAVWLATTLNCAQCHTHKYDPFKQKEYYQLLAFFNNNADSATGESVVEEFPTPAQAAALAELDAHEKIPHGSVELKPLRDKINELRNQIRGQIPRTMIMRDQPEPRKTHIHIRGSFLNPGEEVTAGFPAVLSTASSAPNSSDSAANSANSMDNATNRLALARWLVDRQNPLTARVLVNRMWEQFFGRGIVGTSEDFGTRGDTPTHPELLDWLAVEFMERGWSLKQLHRSIVLSATYRQGATATTEAIARDPDNRWLARGPRQRLTAEMIRDQALFVAGMLSEKMGGPSVMPPQPEGIWNSPYNGDQWKTSEGEDRYRRGVYTFIKRTAPYPTMLTFDAPSREICVVKRNKSNTPLAALVTLNDPVYVEAAQGLARRLLREGTNTAERISLGYRLVTARDVRPAELATLTTFVEQERARLNGDESAARAIAGNLEKDNSATEQAVWTLVGNVLLNLDEVLCR
- a CDS encoding DUF1501 domain-containing protein; its protein translation is MDLYLEQLKSLTRRHFFERTATGIGTLALAALANPRVFAAEGENAANGTTSTNDEKTSAHAATRPLAPRAPHFPARAKRVIYMHMAGSPSQLDLFDPKPKLKELNGQPCPDSLLKKERFAFIKGVPKMLASPYEFQRHGECGAELSPLLPHLSKVVDDICIIRSMVTEQFNHAPAQLFLNTGSPQLGRPGMGSWLTYGLGSESQNLPGFVVLISSPQGPDAGAALWSSGFLPGVYQGVQFRSSGDPVLYVSNPAGIDAERRRRTLDLLNDLNRQQLAQVGDPETVTRIEQYELAYRMQTAVPELMDLSGETQETLDLYGAKPGQQSFGNNCLLARRLIERGVRFVELFHWGWDSHGTSKGDDIMHSLPERCQQCDQGAAALVTDLKRRGLLDDTLLIWTGEFGRTPMNEERNGSKFLGRDHHPHCYSMWLAGGGIKPGLTYGATDELGYHVTENKVHVHDLQATILHCLGLDHTKLTYTFQGRDYRLTDVFGNVVNNILV
- the cutA gene encoding divalent-cation tolerance protein CutA, whose product is MAEFVTAVTTCGTLEAAQALATAAIAQHLAACCQISGPLQSIYRWQGIIETATEWQAAFKTTRAALPALQELVLSRHPYDTPEFLVWEISSGSEKYLTWLRGEVVDSG